atgtacataTGTTTTGAATTAAGTCAGATTGTAGGCATAGCAGGAGCTCTTGTAGCCTAAGTGGCCGtgaactcgctatgtagctgaggatgacattgaattcatgatcttcctgcttgcatctcaccttttttttttttaaattatttttatgtatatgagtatccGTGTGCATGCACAACTGTACACTAAAATAGGACCTCAggttccagtatagatggttgtgagctaccatgtggtttctgggaattgaactcaggacctctggaaatgcagacagtgctcttaacctctgagccatctctccagaccctcaccatttctttctttctttctttttttaaaagatttgtttatttattatatatagtgttttgcctgcatgtacacctgcagccagaagagggcaccagatctcattatagatggttatgagtcaccacgtggttgctagaaattgaactcaggacctttggaagagcaggcagtactctcaaccgctgagccatctctccagcccctttgttttttctttgatttttgtttctttgtttttttgagacagggtttctgtgtgtagccttggctgtcctgaactctctctgtagaccaggctggcctcgaggtcaagagatctacttgcctctgcctcctgcgagcactgggattaaaggtgtgcactatcactACTCATCAATGAGTTCCGtaacagtcagggatacacagagaaacccagcctcaaacaaaaactaaaaaacaaaacaggagctggagagatggcacagtggttaagggcactggttgcccttccagaggtcctgagttcaattcccagcaaccacactcacaaccatctataatgggctCCGGTGTGCAGGTAGAACACCAttatgtaataaacaaataaatctttagaaaaaaaaaaaaagaaattgaagaaggggGCTGGGGGAATGCCCCATTGGttacgacagccagggctacacagagaaactttgtcttgggaaaatgaacaaacaaaaacaaaaacaacaacaaaaatgtggctGGCTGCTGGACCGGAGCAGTGCCCAGAACGGAAAAGTTTTGAGAGCCCAAGAAGTAATATATCCTACTTGTTTAGGGATGAAGGTACAGGGTTACAAGTTATAAGCCTAGTGTGTTGAGCCACGAAGGGGAAACAGAGTGAACACAGGCAGATCTGTGGAGATCTAGACCTCATAGAAGCCAGTCaacggtggcccacacctttgatcccagcacacaggaggcagaggcagacagatctctgagttccaggtcagcctggtctccaaagtgagtccaggacacgcAGGGCTGTCACACGGAGAAAGCCAGTTATGTACCTGAAGTAACTTCTCCTACAGGTGGAGGCTGGTAGTGAGATTCTAAAAactcttctgtttattttattgtctgtGGTCAGTATCTAGGTGTGCCCCAAGTACACCTGGTGCCCACAGACATCTGAGACCCTGAAACTGGAATTTAGactagttgtgagccaccatgtgggtgctaggaaccaaaacCAGGTCCTCTCCTTGAGtactctgtctttttatttatttatttctggttttttgagacagggtttttctgtgttagccttgactgtcctggactcactttgtagaccaggctggcctcgaactcaccgcgatcCGCCTGCCATTGAGTACTGTCTTACAGGAAACTATCTCTCTACAGTGTTAGGAGAGTCTGACCATGGAAACCATGGCCGAAGTAGGAGGCAGTTAAAGGACGCTTAACACCCACACCAAAGTGAGTCTCATCacatttaatcctcacaacatTCCTGTGAGGTAGTCATTACGATCCCCttacagaggaggaaaacagGTTCACACACACCCAGTGGCATAGGGCTACAATCCAAATGCCTGTACTCCTTACCCCAAGGTGCCCCAGCCAGAGTGGTCAGAATTCtgttaacagtagcaaaaatagcTGCCATACGGAGAGCACAGGAAATGAACACCAACATCACACCTCTGTGCTTTTGGCTCAAGAGTCCTTTGGGGGCACCCCTGTTACTTCAAGGGGAGACAGAAGTGTACAGGTGGGGTCAGCATATCTGCTCAGTCTTCGACAGACTTCCTCGGTGTTGAGGGCAGCTGCTTCATAAGCCCACGGCCTTCCATGTGAGGCACATCTGCTGCAAAACAGTCTCCAACCAGTACAAAGGGATCAGCGATCGGCTTTCCTCCTGTGGAACCCAGCCACTGGACAGGCAATTcttctgacttctctctctcctgcatctTTGTTAGTTTGGATATTACAAGTGATTGTTGATAGCTATCCTCTAGGGAAAACAAATCACTTTTCCTGAGGTCAGACGGCccaggccaggctgccctggagctcctCGTCCACCACTTGCTACACACCTCTGTCTGCCAGGGTCGCAGTGAAGAGCCACTGGGCCACAGCTGACGCTCAGTAATGTTGGGGATCTGTTATCTCTCTTATTTAATACTCTCTAtttcaaatgtttccttttatttttatttttccattagaagaaacttagaaaaaaggggaaaaaaacggCCGAGAAATGCAGTGCAGGAGGACGGTCACACAGATACCAAGGGACACAGACAAACCACTCTCGGAGATTTTGAAAACTGAGCTCAAAGTGCCAGAGGACGGGGAGTCCGTAGCCCCAGTTTCAAGGGTCTTACACCTGACCGTTAGGCGTAGTCAACACTGATATGCGGGGACTCGGGCTTCCCTGGGTTGCAGAGGGTGAGGGGACAGTGCTGTGTTCAGATGAGAGCTCCCCTGGTCTAAAACAAGACTCGCCAGCAGGGGTTTGAAATGTGTTAGGCTACCAGGGCCTCTAGTATTCCAAGGACGCTGTCAGCTCCTGGCCTGGGCTTGTGAGTGCTACGCAGAGGCCCATGCTCCCAGGGACAGCAGGATGAcacagaaggggagagagggacggGCTTCACAGGTGCGGGCGGCATGAGTGCTGCTGTCCAACGAGAAAAGgctgaacttttttctttctgttgttgttgttgctgtatttctgagacagggtttctctgtgtagccttggccgccctgaactcgttttgtagaccaggttagcgtctgcctccaagtgctgggattacagacatgcaccaccatgcccggctggggCTAAGCTCTTCACCAAGCTCAATGTTCTGACAGCTCACACTGAACTCCCCCAAGGAATCTGTTGCCCTTCTGGGGTCTGAATAGCACCCATCTGCAGTGTCCTCGAGAAACAGCAGCCCTCCCTCGGTAAACATTCACCATGGCCAAAGCTCAGAGCTTCAGGAAGCCCAAGTCCGTGTCCTTGTCACTGTGCACTGATACATTTTGGCGCTTTACCCGTTGCTGGTGAACCCCGCTCTCTTGGGGGTTTGGGGGGCGGCATTGTAAACATGACTTCTTGGCCTGATGGTGGCAAGCTTTTGTGTTTGAGTCGCTGCCCACAGACAGCACTGAGGTAGATCGGGGAGAGGCCCCCATGCCACCATCCGGGGAGCTTATGGGACTCGCGCTGCTGACAGAGGAATATCCGGAGGTCGTGACATCCTTGCCCGGCTCTCCACTGTTGCAGAGAAGGGGCCTGGGAGCTGAGGCTGGTGGCGTTTGGTGGTTCTTGTCCTCGGGCCAGGCCTCCTCATCGCTGGACTCCTGGCAGCAGTGTTGTTCTGGGTTCAGGTAGACCACAGTGACATCAAGGAGTCCACTGGGAGCTGTAACTGTGAAAGATTTGTGGGAAGAGTCTTTACGACACAGGTGAAGTGTTAGAAGTGGCCTTACACATGTGTGGGACAGACACTCAAGTGTTCTACACACGGGAACTCCAGACAGGGTCTGTGTAAGTGAGGCCTTTCCACCAACAATGACCCAGACAGAGGCAGATACAGGTTTAGACTATATCCCCTCTccctgaggggtggggggtggggtggggggaaacccTTGACCCCAGCGTGTCAGGTTCACACACGTCTCCCTCAGCACAGTGCCAGGTGGCCCCACAGATCACACACTGCCTGCGTGACACATCCCTCCACCGTACCACCACTCACCGTCACCCTCCTTCTCGCCTTCGCTCTCCTGGTCTCCTTCGTAGCCAGAGCAGCAGTCCAGGCTCCAGTCCAGAAGGCTGCCCAGCAGCGTCTCCTCCTGGCTCGAGAGCTCTGCGGTGGGCGTGGTGACAAAGCTGCCCCTGTCCTCCTGAAAGCTGTTCTCCCGCTTGCTGCAAGGTAGGGAGAGTACCGGATGCCCCGGTCACAGACGGCAGCACCTGGGCCCTCCGGCAAATGTCAGGGAGACTCCACCACCCTCCTACAGGGTACTATATGAACTGGATAGAGACAGCGCTGGGCCTGACCGCACAGAGCAGTCGGTTTTAGGGTAAGGCCAGCAAACCTGTCCATGTGGGCTAAGCCTGGGATCTGGTATTCCTTGGCACAAGCCTTAGGAAGCTTATACAAATGGCCGAAGTGCCGAGAAGGGAGCATGCAGTGGTGCGGTTGAGATGGACAGACAGGGTAGACCTACCGTTTGCTTCTCCTCCCGGAGGGGGAGCTGAGGAAGCTGTGGACCTCTCCCACGCTCGGGAAGGATGGGGGCTCGGGGCTCTCCTGTTTTACTCCTAATGCGGCACACAATTCTGCATAGCTTAGTACCTGTAGGGAGGCCAGAGTGAAGAACTGGAAACCCACCCAGGCACACCCACCAAGGAGCCTaggtgacagagacaggacaTACCTCTTCCCGGCTGATTTCTTCAGAGCACTTATCCTCAAACCGCTGCCTCACGGCGGTCAGAGAGACCTGCCTGTAGTCTTTGGGTGCATCGTCATGGAAACTGGAAACGGACACGGAGGCAGATGCGTGAGCCTCAATGACCTGAATTTAGCCTAACTCCCCTGCCAGAGAGGACAGCAAGCTTCCAGAACCAGTGCCATTGATAAAGACACacaagaagccgggcgtggtggcgcacgcctttaatcccagcactcgggaggcagaggcaggcagatctctgtgagtttgaggccagcctggtctacaaagtgagtccaggatggccagggctgttacgcagagaaaccctgtctctaaaaaccaaaatatcaaAACAAGCAATGCCCAGAATGGGCAAAGCCACAAATGAACGGATGTCGGGGCCAAAGACGTTGGGAAACTGGTAAGTGGCAGCTGAAGAGTGGGGTTTCTTTTGAAGGGTAgtgaaaatgttctaaaaatgATCTAATACCCAATTCTGAACATACTAaaggcagagtttttctgtgaagccttggctgtccttgatcttgctgtgtagaccaggctggcctcaaactcagagatctacccgcctctgcctcctgaatgtgaggattaaaggtgtgtttgccACCATGGTCTGGCAagttatttaacttaaaaaataaaaataaaaaattaggccaggtggtggtagcacatgcctttaatcccagcactcgggaggtagaggcaggcagatcactgtgaattccgaggccagcttagtctacaaagttagtccaggacatccaaggctacgcagagaaaccctgtctcaaaaaaaaaaaaaaaaaaaaaaaaaaccaaacaaacaacaaaaaaataaaataaaattagtcatGCGTttacttcccagcaaccacatggtggctcacaaccatctatgacgaaatctggtgctctcttctagcctgcaggcagaatgctgtatacataataaataaataaatcttaaaaaaaaaaaaaaaaaaagtaagctaaccagaactgaaaacaaacaaacaaacaaacaaaacaacaacaaaacatacgcacacacacacaaaaccagtaaaaacacaaaatcaggaACCACAATATAAAGGCAAAAgacccataaaacaaacaaacaaacaactataaAAAATACCATGAAGTGCGTTTGTGTTGGCATCTACTGCTGGACACAGGGCCTGAGCTTAGTGCGGTTTGTATACAGTATCTGTGAGAGTCCATTAGAGAAAACTGGGTTTTCCTATTCGGGCCTTTTTCTGAGTTCCCATTAAGGGTTCTGGTGAGGTGAAGAAAGGCCAGTAAGCGTGGGGGTGCAGGTGGGAGGCTGTCAAGCAGTGCGCTCTGACGCACAGAGGATGGCTAAATTGTTGAAACTGAGGTACAGCAGACAGGCACAGGTGGGGGACTGGTGGTGGGGACCCCTTGCTTGTgggcttcctcttcttcctcgaGAAGACAGAGTCTATGTAAACACAGAAATAAGTCCAGCCCTGGAACTTTAAAATGCTgacccagggctgcacagaccTGAGAGGCCGAGTTCAAGTTCTAGAACCCACCAAAGAGTGAAAAGAGCGAACTGACTCAACAGAGTTCGTATTTGATAtccacacacgcgcacacacacacatgctataataacaaacaaacaaaaaacagcaataCTGATAACAACAATTTTTAAGTATCAACCCCAGGGAAGACTTTTTGGCATGAAGAGCTGTGGGTTGAGTGATAGCTGCCATGTGCCAAAGCAAAGGTCAGCGAGCGGGTCTCATCCAGAGACACCCTTCACCTCCTCCTTTCTGAAGAGAGGGGCTGTGGAAGGCTGACAAGTAGCTCAGGTTGGCCATGACTCCCAACTTAGCGCCCCTCAGCGCTGAGACTTACAAACGTTGACAGGGACTCACCACTTTTTATAAAGGCTCAGGACGCAGGGCATGAGGTCGCGGTAAGAGAACCCAGTGAGGTCCCACAGCTGAGTGGTCCAGGGCtgtgctggggaaggaagagggacagGAATGTGACAGCGCCCCCACAATTCCCACAGCTCTGGTAGTTCTGTAACACATCCCCGGACTCAGGCTTTTAGtccctttaaaataaatactcttACGgaccggcaagatggctcagggggcaaaggcacttgtcacTCAAGCCGAACGACCTAGAATCGGTTCCTGGAAGCCACACCACATGGCAGGGAAGTCCCAACTCCTGCCAAGTTACTCCTCCTCGGGCCTCCACCCTCCTACCATGGCActgagtgtgcacacatatgcatgtataaattAAGTATAAATgtaaaccacaaaacaaaaacctaaactaTCCTTGAAAAGGCTCTGTATAAAGTCTACACACCTGTGAAAAACTTATGTATGCCTTCAGCTGGAACTGTGCCCCTCACCCACCCCAAACTGTTCTAGGGGGGCGGGGCATGCTGCTGTTTTTCCTTCTCCAGGATGGatgaggaagggtttgtttccaACCTTCCAACCTCTCCTATCTAAgaactccaccaccacccccctagccccccactccacccctgcacccctgcaCTGGTCCTTACTCTGTCCATGCATCAGTCTGGCCAGGAGCAGGGCggcagaggccaggcaggcaggagcATAGACCGACAGGCTGGTGTGCAGCAGGGAGAGCTCGCAGAGGAAGCTGCACAGGTGTTGGGTTCTAGATGGGACAGGGACCAGTGTCAGCAGGACCTCTTTATAGTCAACCACGGTAGGGATCTAGACGGAAGACGGAAGTAAACAGGGTACCTCATCCATCAGTGTCACACGGAGGCCCAGcccggtgggggtgggggagctctgGGCCTAGATGTCCGAGCCAATGCCCAGGTTCAGAGAGGGTTTCGCGGCAGAGCAAAGACACACTGCAGTCACGGCAGTAAAGCTGACGGCCACGGCAGCTCGAACCGCCTCCCCTCTGATCTCAAACAGGAACACGGATTGCGTTCGAAGGGAAGAAGGCAAAGCCCTGCTTACCCGAATCTTCCCATCCAGGGCAGGGATGATGTCCCCCATCATTCGTACCAGGTCCTCGTACTTGTACGTGTTGTCTGTGAGCCACACGGCCTCTCTGATCGTCAGGATCTCTTTGCTGATGAacctgggatggagagatggggtCTCAGCCCTGAGCCGAGGAGGGGAGCCGAGGGGACGCCTCATGGGATGACGGGATCGCTCCGGACTTAGGTGACAAAAGGGGGCTACACAGTGGACCCAACCTACCTCTGACTTAAAAAAACAGCGTTAAATGTGCTCCAGAGAGGGGGGCCGAAACAAGATGCACAGACCGAGTAGGAAAGGCAGGGCTGTAGAGCAGATACCAACATCTGCAAAAGCGCCAGGCCCCACAGAAATCTGAGTACTTCTTCCCAgctcttcctgccccacccccaccccaaacctctCCAGCTGGGCCTCACTTCCTCAGCTTCTGATCCCTACATAACTCagccatttcttctcttcctctcagggCATAGTCTATTCTGCTGGGCATTTCTGGTCTGGACTCTTTCAGATACCTCTGGCTGCTCTCTCCCTCATACCCACCTAGGCGCCCTCATGTCCTAATTTGCATTCAGAAAGGACCCATTGGTGACACTATGGTTGAATTCTAATTCTCTTCACAACCTTATGGAtgaaggctttttttgtttttgtttcaccgAGCTGCGGTTGAAACCCATATACAGACTTGCCACGCAAAGCCTCTCGCTCCAGGCAACGCCCTCAGCTCCTGTCTgatcttttgacagtgtcctttgagtCTAAACAATGTAAATGCAAAAGTCGGTCAGCTACTGGGAGAAGCAACTGGAAGTGAAGGGCCAGACACAGCCCAGTGGCCACAGATCCTAAGAAGAGGGATGCAAATGAGCTGAGGGGAGCCCTGCTTTGAGGCCTGAGGTGACTAGTGGCAACGCGAGCAAGGGGAACAGGGGCTCTGAGAGCAAAGCCGGGGCCCCTTGGCCTGCTGGGGTTTAGACCCTAGGCGTCACACATTCCAGATCTGCCGGCTTCTAActctcacgtgctgggattacaggtgggtacCACTGTGTGAGCCCCAGCTTAAAACACTGTACAGCCATTATTTATCTGCTTGTCTGTGGCTATAGCCACGCTGTTGGGTAGATGGAGGCGACAGCCTCACCGCTTTGCTGACTGGTCAGAAGACCCGCGATGTGAGATTCAGGTGAGAGCCTATTTGAAGACGGCTTGGGGTAGGATCCGCTTGTTACGCCTGAGGTTCAAGCATCCTCCTGCTGTGGTCATATGACCACACTTCTACTAGTGGCGTACGGACACCCAAAGGCACCACAGCATCCACTGGGTCTGGATACAACCACATGACTAGCCTGGCACAGAAGGCGGAATTGGCATCTTTGGTGGTCACAGGAACTAAAGCAACCAATGGAGCTTAGTTGGGAACAAAGGTCAGCTCGGGCTCCTTCTTGGCTTCATAATACAAAACCCCTTCCATCCCAGCGGCCTCGGACACTCGGCCTGCAGGCTTGTGtaggtgtcaacttgacataagatAGGCCATCTGGGAAGGACTTACTGGAGATTGGTTTGCAGGCATCTGTAGGGCATTTTGATTGGGGATTGACATGGGAGGGCCTAGCTCACTGTAGGTGGGTGGTGTGgcccctgggctgatggtcctgggtgctataaagTAGGTCCAGCAAGACACAAGGAGCAAGCAGTAcgccaccatggcctctgcatctgctcctgcctccacgtccCCACCTTGACTTTCCTCAGAGTTGAACCATTAGCTGGAAGTGCAGGCTGAAATAACCCTTTCCCGAcaccaggttgcttttggtcctagctttatcacagcagtagaaacgcTGAGACAGCACGCAAGAGAGCGTGGGAAGAGGCTAGCGGAAAGCTAAGGGCAACAGGAGCTACTCCTGACTCAGCAGGCCTGACAGACAGGAACAGGTCTGCAGTGCGTGTCCTCGAGGAAACAATACAGCATGCTGTGGACGTTTAGCTTAGGAGAATAAAACAATGCAAACTACACTTGGAAAAGTGCCTTCCACATCACTTCCTGAGGCAAAACAAGGGAAAGGAAGGTCCTGACTAAAGGCACCCAGTTTGGGACAATTTTGAAAAGTCAGAgttggccgggcagtggtggcgcacgcctttaatctcagcacttgggaagcagaggcaggcggatctctgtaagttcgaggccagcctggtctacaaagcgattccaggacagccaaagctaccacagagaaacaaaaaaaaaaaccccaaacaaatcaAAAGTCAGAGCTGCCGGGAACAGGCAGGCTGCTGCGTAAcacagcctgcctctgagtgACATCCCAGTGGCAGGAGTAGCTCTGTTGGGGCTTT
The genomic region above belongs to Acomys russatus chromosome 25, mAcoRus1.1, whole genome shotgun sequence and contains:
- the Ccnf gene encoding cyclin-F, whose translation is MGSGGVIHCRCAKCFCYPTKRRLKRRPRNLTILSLPEDVLLHILKLLSVGDILAVRAVHSHLKYLVDNHASVWASASFQELWPSPQNLKLFERAAEKGNFEAAVKLGIAYLYNEGLSVSDEACAEVNGLKASRFFSMAERLNTGSEPFIWLFIRPPWSVSGSCCKAVVHDSLRAECQLQRTHKASILHCLGRVLNLFEDEEKRKQAHGLFEESAHQGCLASSYVLWESDRRMDTSDPGRCLHSFRKLRDYAAKGFWEAQLALAKACAGGSQLGLEGKACSETVCQLFQASQAGNKQQIFSVQKGLSETMRYILIDWLVEVATMKDFTSLCLHLTVECVDRYLRRRLVPRFKLQLLGIACMVICTRFISKEILTIREAVWLTDNTYKYEDLVRMMGDIIPALDGKIRIPTVVDYKEVLLTLVPVPSRTQHLCSFLCELSLLHTSLSVYAPACLASAALLLARLMHGQTQPWTTQLWDLTGFSYRDLMPCVLSLYKKCFHDDAPKDYRQVSLTAVRQRFEDKCSEEISREEVLSYAELCAALGVKQESPEPPSFPSVGEVHSFLSSPSGRRSKRKRENSFQEDRGSFVTTPTAELSSQEETLLGSLLDWSLDCCSGYEGDQESEGEKEGDVTAPSGLLDVTVVYLNPEQHCCQESSDEEAWPEDKNHQTPPASAPRPLLCNSGEPGKDVTTSGYSSVSSASPISSPDGGMGASPRSTSVLSVGSDSNTKACHHQAKKSCLQCRPPNPQESGVHQQRVKRQNVSVHSDKDTDLGFLKL